One Candidatus Effluviviaceae Genus I sp. DNA segment encodes these proteins:
- a CDS encoding OmpH family outer membrane protein, whose amino-acid sequence MRMRVVVVLAVLAVAALAATAGAADKFGYVNSEQIRLGYMGAKDVDSQLEASVSDWRAKAREMEKEIDALVSELQSQRLLLSDDAARAKEQAIRDKQAAFERYLNEVWGVGGLVARREAELWQPVFDKATAIIDDIGESGGYVMIFDASQMGIVYAAPSTDLTQQVLDRLNSGAE is encoded by the coding sequence ATGAGGATGCGAGTCGTGGTGGTCCTGGCGGTCCTCGCCGTGGCGGCGCTGGCCGCGACGGCGGGCGCGGCGGACAAGTTCGGCTACGTCAACTCGGAGCAGATCCGGCTGGGGTACATGGGCGCGAAGGACGTCGACTCCCAGCTCGAGGCGAGCGTGTCCGACTGGAGGGCCAAGGCCCGCGAGATGGAGAAGGAGATCGACGCTCTCGTGTCGGAGCTCCAGAGTCAGCGGCTGCTTCTCTCCGACGATGCCGCGCGGGCGAAGGAACAGGCGATCCGGGACAAGCAGGCCGCGTTCGAGCGCTACCTCAACGAGGTCTGGGGCGTGGGCGGGCTCGTCGCGAGGCGCGAGGCGGAGCTCTGGCAGCCGGTCTTCGACAAGGCGACGGCCATCATCGACGACATCGGCGAGAGCGGCGGCTACGTGATGATCTTCGACGCCTCGCAGATGGGGATCGTGTACGCGGCCCCGTCGACCGATCTCACGCAGCAGGTCCTGGACAGGCTCAACAGCGGGGCGGAGTAG
- the lpxD gene encoding UDP-3-O-(3-hydroxymyristoyl)glucosamine N-acyltransferase produces MNWTLDEVAKRIGGTVVGDGSVELTGVSGIREAQPGHLTFLSNPKYARYLETTRASAVIVDASCEGMAAGGPAARLVTGNAYASFARAVRLFTGEEFRPPVGAHPAAHVAPGAMLGHGVAVGPHAIVMDGARIGEGTVVHGGAYIAPGAVIGRDCVIYPNVTVKSPSVIGDRVIVHAGSVIGCDGFGFAREGGEQVKVPQVGNVVIEDDVEVGANVCIARATLGTTRVGRGTKIDNLVQIAHNVVIGEGSIIVAQVGICGSAEIGDHVVLAGQAGIAGHLTIGDGAVVGAQAGVTKSVPPGERVSGYPARRHALSKRLNACIQALPDLLRRVREVERRLAASEKEGKC; encoded by the coding sequence ATGAACTGGACCCTCGACGAGGTCGCGAAGCGCATAGGCGGGACGGTCGTCGGCGACGGCTCGGTCGAGCTCACCGGCGTCTCCGGGATCAGGGAGGCCCAGCCCGGGCATCTCACGTTCCTCTCCAATCCGAAGTACGCCAGGTATCTCGAGACGACGCGAGCGTCGGCGGTCATCGTCGACGCCTCGTGTGAGGGGATGGCGGCGGGCGGGCCGGCGGCCCGCCTCGTGACAGGGAACGCCTACGCCTCCTTCGCGCGGGCCGTGAGGCTCTTCACGGGGGAGGAGTTCCGGCCGCCGGTCGGCGCGCATCCGGCGGCGCACGTGGCGCCCGGCGCGATGCTCGGGCACGGCGTCGCCGTGGGGCCGCACGCCATCGTGATGGACGGCGCGCGGATCGGCGAGGGCACGGTGGTCCACGGGGGCGCCTACATCGCGCCGGGGGCCGTGATCGGGCGCGACTGCGTGATTTACCCCAACGTGACGGTGAAGTCCCCGAGCGTCATCGGCGACCGCGTGATCGTGCACGCCGGGTCCGTCATCGGCTGCGACGGCTTCGGCTTCGCGCGCGAGGGCGGCGAGCAGGTCAAGGTCCCGCAGGTTGGCAACGTCGTCATCGAGGACGACGTGGAGGTCGGGGCGAACGTCTGCATCGCCCGCGCGACCCTGGGGACCACGCGCGTCGGGCGCGGCACGAAGATCGACAACCTGGTGCAGATCGCCCACAACGTCGTCATCGGCGAAGGTTCGATCATCGTGGCGCAGGTCGGCATCTGCGGGAGCGCCGAGATCGGCGACCACGTCGTGCTGGCGGGGCAGGCGGGCATCGCCGGCCACCTGACCATCGGGGACGGGGCCGTGGTCGGCGCGCAGGCGGGCGTCACGAAGTCCGTGCCGCCCGGGGAGCGGGTGTCGGGGTATCCGGCGCGCAGGCACGCGCTGTCCAAGCGGTTGAACGCCTGCATCCAGGCGCTGCCGGACCTCCTCAGGAGGGTGCGGGAGGTCGAGCGGCGGCTCGCCGCTTCGGAGAAGGAGGGGAAGTGCTGA
- a CDS encoding bifunctional UDP-3-O-[3-hydroxymyristoyl] N-acetylglucosamine deacetylase/3-hydroxyacyl-ACP dehydratase has protein sequence MRTCQRTLRGPCSYHGVGLHTGRDSTVTFKPAPPGSGIVFVRSDVPSAPPIQASIRNVMMRGETPRRTTLSSGGVQVCTVEHVLAALLGLGIDNVVVELTSDEPAEPTDGSCRPFVDIITKAGIVEQDAPLQHLEIVEPVSYSDGGVSLFAAPHNGFRVSFTIDYPNPTIGAQYASFEIDEETFRKEIASARTFALQEDLEGLKRIGLIRGGSLENAIVVGSEGIVNKDKLRFRDEFVRHKVLDLLGDLALVGMPLVGHIYASKSGHASNVRFVERICDSIHQGKARYRETSRWDIDDIEQVLPHRYPFLLVDRILELDDRRVVGIKNFTADEWFFMGHFPGHPIVPGVLLIEAMGQVGGFLLLSRVPDRERKLVYFMGIDNARFRRPVRPGDTVRFELELVRLRRGTCKMRGAAYVRGELAVDGELWSQVVDRERR, from the coding sequence CTGAGGACGTGCCAGCGGACGCTCCGCGGCCCCTGCTCGTACCATGGCGTCGGCCTGCACACCGGACGGGACTCCACCGTCACCTTCAAGCCCGCGCCCCCGGGCTCCGGCATCGTCTTCGTCCGCTCGGACGTGCCTTCCGCGCCGCCCATCCAGGCATCGATCCGCAACGTCATGATGCGAGGCGAAACGCCGCGGCGCACGACGCTCTCGTCGGGCGGCGTGCAGGTGTGCACCGTCGAGCACGTCCTGGCCGCGCTTCTCGGCCTGGGCATCGACAACGTCGTCGTCGAGCTCACGTCCGACGAGCCGGCGGAGCCGACCGACGGGAGCTGCAGGCCCTTCGTGGACATCATCACGAAGGCCGGCATCGTCGAGCAGGACGCGCCGCTGCAGCACCTCGAGATCGTGGAACCCGTGAGCTACAGCGACGGCGGCGTGTCGCTCTTCGCCGCCCCGCACAACGGCTTCCGCGTCAGCTTCACGATCGACTACCCGAACCCGACGATCGGCGCGCAGTACGCGAGCTTCGAGATCGACGAGGAGACCTTCCGCAAGGAGATCGCGTCGGCCAGGACGTTCGCGCTCCAGGAGGATCTCGAGGGGCTCAAGAGGATCGGGCTCATCCGCGGCGGGAGCCTCGAGAACGCGATCGTCGTCGGCAGCGAGGGGATCGTCAACAAGGACAAGCTCAGGTTCCGCGACGAGTTCGTCCGGCACAAGGTCCTCGATCTCCTGGGGGACCTCGCGCTCGTGGGCATGCCGCTCGTCGGGCACATCTACGCCTCGAAGTCGGGGCACGCGTCCAACGTGCGCTTCGTCGAGCGGATCTGCGACTCGATCCACCAGGGGAAGGCGCGGTACCGCGAGACGTCGAGATGGGACATCGACGACATCGAGCAGGTCCTGCCGCACCGCTATCCGTTCCTTCTCGTGGACAGGATCCTCGAGCTCGACGACCGCCGCGTCGTGGGGATCAAGAACTTCACCGCCGACGAGTGGTTCTTCATGGGGCACTTCCCGGGCCACCCGATCGTGCCGGGCGTTCTCCTCATCGAGGCGATGGGCCAGGTCGGCGGGTTCCTGCTGCTCTCGAGGGTGCCGGACCGCGAGCGCAAGCTCGTGTACTTCATGGGCATCGACAACGCGCGGTTCCGCCGGCCGGTCAGGCCGGGCGACACCGTGCGGTTCGAGCTCGAGCTCGTGCGCCTCAGGCGCGGGACGTGCAAGATGCGGGGCGCCGCCTACGTGCGCGGCGAGCTCGCGGTGGACGGCGAGCTCTGGTCGCAGGTCGTCGACAGGGAGCGGAGATAG
- the lpxA gene encoding acyl-ACP--UDP-N-acetylglucosamine O-acyltransferase — MKTSVDERAVVDPGAQLGDGVTVGPFAVVGPGVTVGRGSRIESSALIERDTTIGDGCTVGHGAVLGTDPQDLKYRGERTFLTVGAGTSIREYATVHRATGEGSATLVGANVLVMAYAHIAHNCVIGDSVVIANSVNLGGHVVIEEHAIVGGMTPVHQFVQIGAYSFVGGLSRVSKDVPPYFKVAGVPMRPVDVNTIGLQRHGFSAEARARIRRVYRLLYLSGLNTSQAVARIREELPPAPEVERILGFIARSSRGIVK; from the coding sequence GTGAAGACGTCGGTCGACGAGAGGGCCGTCGTGGACCCCGGGGCGCAGCTCGGGGACGGCGTGACCGTGGGGCCGTTCGCGGTGGTCGGGCCGGGCGTGACCGTCGGGCGCGGTTCGCGCATCGAGTCCTCGGCGCTCATCGAGCGCGACACGACGATCGGGGACGGGTGCACCGTCGGGCACGGCGCCGTGCTCGGCACCGACCCGCAGGACCTCAAGTACCGCGGGGAGAGGACGTTTCTCACGGTCGGCGCGGGCACGAGCATCAGGGAGTACGCGACGGTCCACCGCGCGACCGGCGAGGGATCGGCGACGCTCGTCGGCGCCAACGTGCTCGTCATGGCCTACGCCCACATCGCGCACAACTGCGTCATCGGCGACTCCGTCGTCATCGCGAACAGCGTGAACCTCGGAGGGCACGTCGTCATCGAGGAGCACGCGATCGTGGGCGGCATGACGCCGGTCCACCAGTTCGTGCAGATCGGCGCGTACAGCTTCGTCGGCGGGCTCTCGCGCGTCTCGAAGGACGTCCCGCCGTACTTCAAGGTCGCCGGCGTGCCCATGCGGCCGGTGGACGTCAACACGATCGGGCTTCAGCGCCACGGCTTCTCCGCCGAGGCGAGGGCGCGGATCCGTCGGGTCTACCGGCTCCTGTATCTCTCGGGGCTCAACACCTCGCAGGCGGTCGCCCGCATCCGCGAGGAGCTTCCCCCGGCGCCCGAGGTGGAGCGCATCCTGGGCTTCATCGCGCGGTCCTCGAGGGGCATCGTGAAGTAG
- a CDS encoding Gfo/Idh/MocA family oxidoreductase: MLKVAVIGVGHLGRHHARVLSGLGGCELVGVHDTDGARAESIASLHGTRVFPDLDGLVGAVDAAVVAVPTSAHHAVASRCLDAGVHVLIEKPIASTPEEARDLVALARARGRLVQVGHVERFNPAIRAALTVLSAPRFIEAHRLGVFAPRGTDVAVVLDLMIHDIDLVLATVRSDVSRIEAVGVPVLSPSVDIANARLTFADGCVANVTASRVSRDKVRKIRFFQRDAYVSVDCSRPMAQVFRRKDVPRETLLAIARGEVPGGLADIVDYRELPLDQSEPLALELRSFADAVSGGRRPEVDGEDGLRALEVAFEILRQIGSHPGREAGAPEAGAACRPA; encoded by the coding sequence GTGCTCAAGGTCGCCGTCATAGGGGTGGGGCACCTCGGCAGGCACCACGCCCGCGTGCTGTCCGGCCTCGGAGGATGCGAGCTCGTCGGGGTCCACGACACCGACGGCGCGCGCGCCGAGTCCATCGCGTCCCTGCACGGAACGAGGGTGTTCCCCGACCTGGACGGTCTCGTCGGCGCCGTGGACGCGGCGGTCGTCGCGGTCCCCACGAGCGCGCACCACGCGGTGGCGAGCCGGTGTCTCGACGCCGGCGTTCACGTGCTCATCGAGAAACCGATCGCCTCGACGCCCGAGGAGGCGCGCGACCTCGTCGCGCTCGCCCGCGCGAGGGGACGCCTCGTTCAGGTGGGGCACGTGGAGCGCTTCAACCCCGCGATCCGCGCCGCTCTGACCGTCCTCTCGGCCCCGAGGTTCATCGAGGCGCACAGGCTCGGCGTCTTCGCGCCGCGCGGCACCGACGTCGCGGTGGTGCTCGACCTCATGATCCACGACATCGATCTCGTCCTCGCGACGGTGCGCTCGGACGTCTCGAGGATCGAGGCCGTGGGCGTGCCGGTGCTGTCGCCCAGCGTGGACATCGCCAACGCGAGGCTCACGTTCGCCGACGGGTGCGTCGCCAACGTGACCGCAAGCCGGGTGTCCAGGGACAAGGTCAGGAAGATCCGGTTCTTCCAGCGCGACGCCTACGTCTCGGTCGACTGCTCGCGCCCCATGGCCCAGGTGTTCCGCAGAAAGGACGTTCCCCGCGAGACGCTCCTCGCGATCGCGCGCGGCGAGGTCCCGGGGGGACTTGCGGACATCGTGGACTATCGGGAGCTCCCTCTGGACCAGAGCGAGCCCCTCGCGCTCGAGCTTCGGTCGTTCGCGGACGCCGTGAGCGGCGGGCGGCGGCCCGAGGTGGACGGCGAGGACGGCCTGAGGGCTCTCGAGGTGGCGTTCGAGATCCTGCGGCAGATCGGCTCTCATCCAGGCCGCGAGGCCGGGGCACCCGAGGCGGGCGCCGCGTGCCGCCCGGCCTGA
- the lpxB gene encoding lipid-A-disaccharide synthase, whose product MMRQGASVLLVAAEASADLHGAKVVRRLRELAPAVSVYGVGGTRLAEAGMEIVHDARDFAVVGFVEVIRHVPRFAAAMGDLVRAAADRSTPLAVLIDYPGFNLRLAGRLRDAGVRVLYYVSPQVWAWGEGRVRQIAERVDRMAVVFEFEREFYRRRGVEVEFVGHPLLEEPGLCAPRRAPRSPGSPRLLGLLPGSRRQEIERHLPAMLGAAEILAREAPGLSLALGRAPGVDAERVEAMVKASGLRVDVADPERAYDLMRRADALLVSSGTATLEAACAGAPMVIAYRMAPLSYAIARSLVRTRHIGLVNLVAGEEIVPELVQGQVTPRRLAEAVRPFLTDDALAGRVSERLLGVRSRLGTPGASDRVARMALEMLRGV is encoded by the coding sequence ATGATGAGACAGGGTGCCTCGGTCCTTCTCGTCGCCGCGGAGGCGTCGGCGGACCTGCACGGCGCGAAGGTCGTGCGGAGGCTCAGAGAGCTCGCCCCGGCGGTGTCCGTCTACGGCGTCGGGGGAACTCGCCTGGCCGAGGCCGGAATGGAGATCGTCCACGACGCGCGCGACTTCGCCGTCGTGGGGTTCGTCGAGGTGATCAGGCACGTCCCGCGCTTCGCGGCGGCCATGGGCGACCTCGTCCGCGCGGCCGCCGACAGGTCCACGCCTCTCGCCGTTCTCATCGACTATCCCGGTTTCAATCTGAGGCTCGCGGGGCGACTTCGCGACGCCGGCGTGCGCGTGCTCTACTACGTGAGCCCGCAGGTGTGGGCATGGGGCGAAGGGCGCGTGCGGCAGATCGCCGAGCGCGTGGACCGCATGGCGGTCGTCTTCGAGTTCGAACGCGAGTTCTACCGCCGCCGCGGCGTCGAGGTCGAGTTCGTGGGGCATCCTCTTCTCGAGGAGCCGGGTCTGTGCGCTCCCCGTCGCGCTCCGCGGTCCCCTGGCTCGCCGCGTCTTCTGGGGCTTCTTCCGGGAAGCAGGAGGCAGGAGATCGAGCGGCACCTGCCGGCGATGCTGGGCGCGGCGGAGATCCTCGCGCGCGAGGCGCCGGGGCTGTCGCTCGCGTTGGGGCGCGCTCCCGGCGTCGACGCGGAGAGGGTCGAGGCGATGGTGAAGGCGTCCGGGCTCCGCGTGGACGTGGCGGACCCCGAGCGCGCGTACGACCTCATGCGGCGCGCCGACGCGCTCCTCGTGTCGTCCGGGACGGCGACGCTCGAGGCCGCGTGCGCAGGCGCGCCGATGGTCATCGCGTACCGCATGGCGCCGCTGTCCTACGCGATCGCGCGCTCGCTCGTGAGGACGAGGCACATCGGCCTCGTGAACCTCGTTGCGGGCGAGGAGATCGTGCCCGAGCTCGTTCAGGGGCAGGTGACGCCCCGCCGCCTCGCCGAGGCCGTCCGTCCGTTCCTCACGGACGACGCTCTGGCCGGACGCGTCTCGGAGCGTCTGCTCGGCGTGCGGTCGCGGCTCGGGACGCCGGGGGCGAGCGACAGGGTGGCGCGGATGGCGCTCGAGATGCTGCGGGGGGTCTGA
- a CDS encoding DUF374 domain-containing protein → MASDRRRLSVVDRLLVGVGGLVGPLAIRALGSTWRMTTLGVERVPAARRAAGSLVFAFWHGTLLPLEHANRGRGVCVLSSWHRDGELSARVMAGLGYRVVRGSTSRGGARGIQMLVRAVRAGHDVAVTPDGPRGPARRAQAGAVYVAARSGAPVVPVGVAASRALRLGSWDRFLVPLPFSRVVVAYGEPLAFDPDAPAEAGAAALEAALARASAEAEAARRGPRVRASGTPASGARSVRASAASSAAYRAYRLASSAVGWAAAPVLRCIGVPPTERRERLGGVPTAAAGCLWVHAASVGEVAAAEPLVRELRRSEERVLLTTVTRGGRRAAARLEPLGVLASYAPLDTVGAVRRALRRARPRAILLVETELWPNLIVEAVAEGVAVGVVNGRISDRSARRSASAWSPLKKPAALLALAACQTGRDADRFRALGVRPDRAAVTGNTKFERDAAPLSEGDRERVRRSLGLPEGPVIVFGSVRPREERAVARAAAEVARASPDAVLLVAPRHLERVGAVARELERNGLAVRLRSRMDGPEGAARVVVLDTTGELAEAYGIGAAAFVGGTLAPSYGGHNPLEPAALGVPVVIGHHVAGCRDSAGALSEAGAAVVVRSAAQLSSALARFLNDRPFRDAASNAAISVVSSGGGALDRTVELLRSAGLLGSRVGGPTGGGQ, encoded by the coding sequence GTGGCATCCGACCGCAGACGGCTCTCGGTCGTCGACCGGCTCCTGGTCGGGGTGGGAGGTCTCGTCGGTCCGCTTGCGATCCGCGCGCTCGGGTCCACGTGGCGCATGACAACGCTCGGCGTCGAGCGCGTGCCGGCGGCGCGGAGGGCGGCGGGCTCGCTGGTCTTCGCGTTCTGGCATGGGACGCTGCTGCCGCTCGAGCACGCCAACCGCGGGCGCGGCGTCTGCGTCCTCTCGTCGTGGCACCGTGACGGCGAGCTCAGCGCGCGCGTCATGGCGGGCCTCGGGTACCGCGTCGTGCGGGGCTCGACGAGCCGCGGCGGCGCGCGAGGGATCCAGATGCTCGTCCGGGCGGTCCGGGCCGGTCATGATGTCGCCGTCACCCCCGACGGTCCGCGAGGCCCGGCGCGCAGAGCGCAGGCCGGGGCGGTCTACGTGGCCGCGCGGAGCGGCGCGCCGGTCGTGCCGGTGGGGGTCGCGGCGAGCCGGGCGCTGCGCCTGGGGAGCTGGGACAGGTTCCTGGTGCCGCTTCCGTTCTCCCGCGTGGTGGTCGCGTATGGGGAGCCCCTCGCGTTCGATCCCGACGCGCCGGCGGAAGCGGGCGCGGCGGCCCTCGAGGCGGCCCTGGCGCGCGCCTCGGCCGAGGCCGAGGCCGCGCGCCGAGGGCCGCGCGTCCGCGCTTCGGGAACGCCCGCTTCGGGCGCGCGGTCGGTCCGCGCTTCGGCCGCTTCTTCGGCGGCATATCGCGCTTACCGGCTCGCGTCGTCCGCCGTCGGGTGGGCCGCCGCGCCCGTCCTGCGGTGTATCGGCGTGCCGCCGACGGAGAGGCGGGAGCGGCTGGGCGGAGTCCCGACAGCGGCGGCCGGGTGTCTGTGGGTGCACGCGGCGTCGGTGGGAGAGGTCGCGGCGGCCGAGCCTCTCGTGCGGGAGCTTCGAAGGAGCGAAGAGCGCGTGCTGCTCACCACGGTCACGCGGGGCGGTCGCAGGGCGGCCGCGAGGCTGGAGCCCCTCGGCGTTCTCGCGTCGTACGCGCCGCTCGACACCGTGGGCGCGGTGAGGCGCGCGCTCCGCAGAGCGCGCCCGCGCGCCATCCTGCTCGTTGAGACGGAGCTCTGGCCGAACCTCATCGTCGAGGCGGTCGCCGAGGGCGTGGCGGTCGGCGTCGTCAACGGCAGGATCTCCGATCGCAGCGCGCGGCGCTCCGCAAGCGCGTGGTCGCCGCTCAAGAAGCCCGCCGCGCTGCTCGCGCTGGCCGCGTGCCAGACCGGGCGAGACGCGGACCGGTTCCGCGCCCTCGGCGTGAGGCCCGACCGCGCGGCCGTCACCGGAAACACGAAGTTCGAACGCGACGCCGCGCCCCTCAGCGAGGGCGACCGCGAGCGCGTGCGCCGCTCGCTCGGGCTCCCCGAGGGCCCGGTGATCGTCTTCGGCAGCGTGCGGCCGCGCGAGGAGCGCGCCGTCGCGCGGGCGGCCGCGGAGGTCGCGCGAGCGAGCCCCGACGCCGTCCTTCTCGTGGCGCCACGCCATCTTGAGCGCGTCGGCGCGGTGGCTCGGGAACTCGAGAGGAACGGGCTGGCCGTTCGCCTGCGATCCCGGATGGATGGCCCCGAGGGCGCCGCGCGGGTGGTCGTGCTCGACACGACAGGCGAGCTTGCCGAGGCCTATGGCATCGGTGCGGCGGCGTTCGTGGGGGGGACGCTCGCTCCCTCCTACGGAGGTCACAACCCGCTGGAGCCGGCCGCGCTCGGCGTTCCCGTCGTCATCGGGCACCACGTCGCCGGCTGCCGCGACAGCGCCGGCGCCCTCTCCGAGGCCGGGGCGGCCGTTGTCGTCAGGAGCGCCGCGCAGCTCTCGTCCGCGCTCGCGCGCTTCCTCAACGACCGACCGTTCAGAGACGCCGCGTCCAATGCCGCGATCTCGGTCGTTTCGTCCGGCGGGGGAGCGCTCGACCGGACGGTGGAGCTCCTCCGGAGCGCCGGCCTGCTCGGGTCACGCGTCGGAGGGCCGACCGGAGGTGGTCAGTGA
- the lpxK gene encoding tetraacyldisaccharide 4'-kinase has protein sequence MNGSDRLMGAREWWSAVARGRVRPSGVGAALEGCLVVLSVLYGMGSAVSLWVRSARPARAGVPVISVGNLVVGGTGKTPLVVHIARLLADGGRRVAVVSRGHGRRSRGVLVVSRGDGPIVPWTEAGDEPYLIALLTKGVPVLVAARRADAARAAVADWGADAILLDDGFQHTALARDLDIVAVDAGFPLGNGHALPAGALREHPLGIGRADLIVATRCDRARGGAGLVARTLGPLAPRAPIVETRMAPSELWDVRSGATVAAGELRGTPALALCGIADPEGFAATARDAGLSVVGEMVYPDHHAYRSSDLAAVAERAREIGAGVIVTTEKDAVRLSGWSPPARLIALGIELEVTRGRALLTEAIEKALRWGDAHG, from the coding sequence GTGAACGGGAGCGACCGGCTCATGGGCGCGCGCGAGTGGTGGAGCGCCGTTGCGCGGGGGCGGGTCAGGCCGAGCGGCGTCGGGGCGGCTCTCGAAGGCTGTCTCGTGGTGCTCTCCGTGCTCTACGGGATGGGCTCCGCGGTCTCACTCTGGGTGCGGTCGGCGCGGCCCGCGCGCGCGGGAGTGCCCGTCATCTCGGTGGGCAACCTCGTCGTCGGAGGCACGGGGAAGACCCCGCTCGTCGTCCACATCGCGAGGCTTCTCGCCGACGGCGGGCGGCGCGTCGCGGTGGTCAGCCGCGGGCACGGCCGGCGCTCGCGGGGCGTCCTCGTCGTCTCGCGCGGAGACGGTCCGATCGTCCCGTGGACGGAGGCGGGCGACGAGCCGTACCTCATCGCCTTGCTGACGAAGGGAGTCCCGGTGCTGGTGGCCGCGCGGCGGGCGGACGCTGCCCGCGCGGCGGTGGCGGACTGGGGCGCCGATGCTATACTCCTCGACGACGGCTTCCAGCACACGGCGCTCGCCAGGGACCTCGACATCGTCGCCGTGGACGCGGGCTTCCCGCTCGGCAACGGGCACGCGCTTCCCGCCGGGGCGCTCAGGGAGCATCCGCTGGGGATCGGTCGGGCCGACCTCATCGTCGCGACGCGCTGTGACAGGGCGCGCGGCGGGGCGGGGCTCGTGGCCCGGACGCTCGGTCCGCTCGCTCCGCGCGCTCCGATCGTCGAGACGCGGATGGCGCCGTCGGAGCTCTGGGACGTGCGGAGCGGCGCGACCGTCGCCGCCGGCGAGCTGCGCGGCACGCCGGCGCTGGCGCTCTGCGGCATCGCGGACCCGGAGGGGTTCGCGGCGACGGCGCGCGACGCGGGGCTGTCGGTCGTCGGCGAGATGGTCTACCCGGATCACCACGCGTACCGGAGCTCGGACCTTGCGGCCGTGGCCGAGCGCGCGCGAGAGATCGGGGCCGGCGTCATCGTCACGACCGAGAAGGACGCCGTGCGGCTGTCCGGCTGGTCGCCGCCCGCGCGCCTGATCGCGCTCGGGATCGAGCTCGAGGTGACCCGCGGGCGGGCGCTGCTCACGGAGGCGATCGAGAAGGCTCTCAGGTGGGGAGACGCGCATGGGTGA
- the nadA gene encoding quinolinate synthase NadA, giving the protein MGDGRLGEFAGLSREELQSEVRRLKAERGAIVLAHNYQVREVQEVADRLGDSLKLAREAVRTDARLIVLCGVMFMAESAKILNPDRKVIIPALTAGCPMADMITVEQLRGFKAAHPGVPVVCYVNTSAAVKAESDVCCTSSNAVTVVNALDAEAVLFVPDRNLAAYVASKTDKTVIPWRGHCYVHNQFTPEDVELARREHPGVPIVVHPECPPEVVEAADHVASTDGMVRLAATRDELVVGTEIGLIDMLNRVNPSKRFHALSPFAVCRNMKETTLPKLVLALEREQHEVVVPAGVLEGAGGALRRMLELSGEERAGGAVPGTGGGAA; this is encoded by the coding sequence ATGGGTGATGGCAGACTCGGCGAGTTCGCCGGGCTCTCCCGCGAGGAGCTCCAGTCGGAGGTGCGGCGGCTCAAGGCCGAGCGCGGGGCGATCGTGCTCGCGCACAACTACCAGGTGCGCGAGGTGCAGGAGGTCGCCGACCGGCTGGGCGACTCGCTCAAGCTCGCCCGCGAGGCCGTGCGAACCGACGCGCGGCTCATCGTGCTCTGCGGCGTGATGTTCATGGCCGAGAGCGCGAAGATCCTGAATCCCGACAGGAAGGTGATCATCCCCGCGCTCACGGCCGGCTGCCCGATGGCCGACATGATCACCGTCGAGCAACTCCGGGGATTCAAGGCGGCGCACCCGGGCGTGCCCGTCGTCTGCTATGTCAACACGTCGGCCGCCGTGAAGGCGGAGAGCGATGTCTGCTGCACCTCGTCCAACGCCGTGACGGTCGTGAACGCGCTCGACGCCGAGGCCGTCCTCTTCGTGCCGGACCGCAATCTCGCCGCGTACGTCGCCTCGAAGACCGACAAGACCGTCATCCCCTGGCGCGGCCACTGCTACGTTCACAATCAGTTCACGCCGGAGGACGTCGAGCTCGCCCGCCGCGAGCACCCGGGCGTTCCGATCGTCGTGCATCCCGAGTGCCCGCCCGAGGTCGTCGAGGCCGCGGACCACGTGGCGTCCACGGACGGCATGGTCAGGCTCGCCGCGACGCGCGACGAGCTCGTCGTCGGCACCGAGATCGGGCTCATCGACATGCTCAACCGCGTGAACCCATCGAAGCGCTTCCACGCTCTCTCGCCGTTCGCCGTGTGCAGGAACATGAAGGAGACCACGCTGCCGAAGCTCGTCCTCGCGCTTGAGCGGGAGCAGCACGAGGTGGTGGTGCCCGCCGGCGTGCTCGAGGGCGCCGGCGGCGCGCTCCGGCGGATGCTCGAGCTCTCCGGCGAGGAGCGCGCCGGGGGCGCCGTGCCCGGCACGGGGGGAGGCGCCGCATGA